In a single window of the Pocillopora verrucosa isolate sample1 chromosome 4, ASM3666991v2, whole genome shotgun sequence genome:
- the LOC131785293 gene encoding uncharacterized protein isoform X1, which yields MYSLKDITNGCVKIEIPENPHCKEIISACEMPVVKVEISESACSTVNHQTISLPQESIYEVPAIEEVNTGSREDVLNIQISNVQGALSNQIADKNVMPVYQIENHDDKPNECKELHSPAVDNSNQEEHIPAEGVHNHNDKLPNSVASREETSPNMSPKMSPMESEEQSPGHNSPVFNGESSPETAHQEKEIAFRLGSPERAPSYRLAHQPDTLPVKSQYMAYQLSSNGTKAAYLFTSPGKIPPYQNGTSESAPSNHALGSTSTPLSSNATVPLYHMEETPTSQNGDWKKSENYQISYYNGMPMYYGDYSLLDLQQGLPFWPSESRDLVSNNQKKTQNCNCCCHAQNDFTRYPELKSQRPSVIMVPVNWNRSNSGISHLPLKQVDNANYKMHSQTRDVPMDYSDDSDSSDDDENGKREKYFRKNIDGTTARFKLTKEDWARIPINTFPSGGRLLSGDWTRIFLSKVKESNPWCSLRFKNNHVRSENSRKIHSAVFFRGGAECKRPECNVKVRFVIRKERGKHVEVTYLGNICHSSQPGGGEISSEAKKMKRARRTYST from the exons ATGTATTCCCTGAAAGACATCACGAATGGCTGCGTGAAGATAGAAATCCCTGAAAATCCGCACTGCAAAGAAATAATCTCCGCTTGCGAGATGCCAGTCGTGAAAGTGGAAATTTCTGAGTCAGCGTGCAGCACGGTCAACCACCAAACGATTTCACTTCCACAGGAGTCAATCTATGAAGTGCCTGCTATTGAAGAAGTAAACACTGGCAGTCGAGAGGATGTGCTGAACATTCAGATCAGCAACGTTCAGGGCGCGCTATCTAATCAAATCGCTGACAAGAATGTAATGCCTGTGTATCAGATAGAAAACCACGACGATAAACCAAACGAATGCAAAGAATTGCATTCTCCAGCAGTTGATAATAGCAACCAAGAAGAGCATATACCAGCTGAAGGTGTACACAATCACAATGATAAACTGCCCAACTCAGTGGCTTCTCGAGAGGAGACGTCCCCCAATATGTCTCCCAAGATGTCTCCGATGGAAAGTGAAGAACAATCTCCTGGCCACAACTCGCCTGTTTTCAACGGGGAATCATCACCTGAGACGGCTCATCAGGAGAAAGAAATTGCCTTCCGGTTAGGTTCTCCAGAGAGGGCGCCATCTTACCGATTGGCCCATCAGCCAGATACCTTACCAGTGAAAAGCCAGTACATGGCTTACCAGTTGAGTTCCAATGGAACCAAAGCAGCTTACCTGTTTACTTCCCCGGGGAAGATACCTCCCTATCAGAATGGTACCTCTGAGAGTGCCCCATCCAACCATGCTTTGGGATCCACATCTACTCCTCTGAGTTCCAATGCTACGGTGCCACTTTACCACATGGAGGAAACGCCCACCTCACAAAATGGGGACTGgaagaaaagtgaaaattatcAGATCAGCTACTACAATGGAATGCCAATGTACTATGGTGACTACAGCCTGCTCGATCTGCAACAAGGACTTCCATTCTGGCCATCAGAGTCCCGCGATTTGGTGTCAAACAACCAGAAGAAGACCCAGAATTGCAACTGTTGCTGCCATGCACAAAATGATTTTACTCGTTATCCTGAATTGAAAAGCCAGCGCCCGTCAGTTATTATGGTTCCTGTGAACTGGAACAGAAGTAATTCTGGAATATCTCATTTGCCATTGAAG CAGGTTGACAACGCAAATTACAAGATGCATTCACAGACTCGGGACGTTCCTATG GACTACTCAGATGACTCAGATTCCTCTGATGATGACGAAAACGGAAAACGAGAAAAGTATTTCCGAAAGAACATCGATGGAACAACAGCCAGATTTAAGCTGACCAAAGAGGACTGGGCAAGAATTCCAATTAACACATTCCCTAGCGGTGGCCGTTTGTTGAGCGGCGACTGGACACGAATCTTCCTCAGTAAAGTCAAAGAAAGCAACCCATGGTGCAGTTTGCGCTTCAAGAATAATCACGTGCGGTCAGAAAACTCTCGGAAAATCCACTCAGCGGTGTTCTTCAGGGGAGGCGCGGAGTGCAAGCGACCAGAATGCAACGTGAAGGTGCGATTTGTGATCcgaaaagaaagaggaaaacacGTGGAGGTGACCTACCTGGGAAATATTTGCCATAGCAGTCAGCCGGGTGGGGGTGAAATCTCGAGCgaagcaaagaaaatgaaacgtGCTCGCCGGACATATTCTACTTAA
- the LOC136280127 gene encoding neuropeptide FF receptor 2-like, whose product MGHHPKYFGPMGGDRYAEIKALEMERKMYFSTLFIISMTLLALGIVANVIVCFGLYRCRNSRSPTKLSQFFIVQLAITDLVYRAVSVIREKEDKKQDLSSKHCKIAIFSQFSCAAVLFVLLTAIALDRYVHILYPLQSLTMNTRKYLTIFFIWLYAFLISSGFIASATPASKIFKFPRPSIPYSSRNLTTNNSRSFEYKPRHTHCVPGVSGSRERKVAFTMYFVFAFLFQLFLIVLFYTKITIFLWKRTKKNNTVNRSAAKAKLRAIQMFILVVFSFLISWGPIMILDMYASYSIKRLGVFHKFPLRPLFDCVSQTSSILNPFIYAFGDANFKRGFHLCFRRRQCGGQITRVLPATVKESYVEMSNQLSPSIRVQ is encoded by the coding sequence ATGGGTCACCACCCAAAATATTTTGGGCCGATGGGTGGCGATCGCTATGCTGAAATCAAAGCATTGGAAATGGAacgaaaaatgtatttttctacCTTATTTATCATCAGCATGACGCTGTTGGCTCTAGGAATCGTGGCAAAcgttattgtttgttttggtctGTACAGATGTAGGAATAGCAGATCTCCTACAAAGTTGTCTCAATTCTTCATCGTTCAGTTGGCCATAACAGATCTGGTGTACAGAGCTGTGAGTGTCATTCGGGAAAAAGAGGACAAGAAGCAGGATCTGAGTTCAAAGCACTGCAAAATCGCCATATTTTCCCAATTTTCATGCGCTGCAGTGTTGTTTGTTCTCTTAACGGCAATCGCTTTGGATCGCTACGTTCATATTCTCTATCCTCTTCAAAGTTTGACGATGAACACCAGAAAATATCTCACAATATTTTTCATCTGGCTGTATGCTTTCTTGATTTCTTCCGGTTTCATCGCAAGTGCCACCCCGGCTTCGAAAATCTTCAAATTTCCTCGACCAAGTATTCCATATTCTTCACGAAATTTAACGACAAATAACTCCAGAAGTTTTGAATACAAACCTCGTCACACGCACTGCGTCCCTGGAGTCTCGGGTTCAAGGGAGCGAAAAGTTGCCTTCACGATGTACTTCGTGTTCGcttttttatttcagctgtTCTTAATTGTACTTTTCTACACCAAGATAACCATATTCTTatggaaaagaacgaaaaagaaCAACACTGTGAACAGAAGTGCTGCGAAAGCAAAGCTACGAGCTATTCAAATGTTTATCCTTGTGGTATTTAGTTTTCTTATTAGCTGGGGACCAATAATGATTCTGGATATGTATGCCTCATATTCCATCAAAAGGTTGGGAGTATTTCATAAGTTTCCTTTGAGACCACTATTTGATTGTGTTTCACAAACAAGTTCCATACTCAATCCGTTCATATATGCGTTTGGCGACGCAAATTTTAAGAGGGGCTTCCATCTTTGCTTTCGTAGAAGGCAATGTGGCGGGCAAATTACTCGAGTTTTGCCTGCCACAGTGAAAGAATCTTACGTTGAAATGAGTAACCAGTTAAGTCCAAGCATAAGAGTTCAATAG
- the LOC131785297 gene encoding UPF0690 protein C1orf52 homolog gives MADEPLNKEVNSADKDPLSFFTAGDSSSTSDSENESDVRDDDQDKLKSKSPAGNASALKTKLPSPTTLFATVGRPAFLETKEESYVDWNSLSKRYEPNTYSAPPVQFPPVTESSRDSEEYEDAVISSAPVKYGKEISDIQKHLVVHEKRSVTTALNILKERGESAPKKQKTENFKQKEKRKRDQGQTSRGKSYVEEEKRILRQDFAAD, from the exons atggcggacgaaCCGTTAAACAAGGAGGTAAACAGTGCCGATAAAGATCCGCTGTCATTCTTTACTGCCGGAGATTCCAGCTCGACCTCAGACTCTGAAAACGAAAGCGATGTTAGGGATGACGATCAAGACAAATTGAAATCCAAGAGCCCAGCAGGTAATGCATCAGCACTCAAGACAAAGCTTCCTTCACCGACGACTTTGTTCGCAACAGTTGGGAGACCAGCTTTCCTTGAAACTAAAGAGGAGAGCTACGTCGATTGGAACTCGCTGTCAAAACGATACGAACCAAACACCTATTCAGCTCCTCCCGTACAATTTCCTCCTGTGACGGAAAGCAGCAGAGATAGTGAAGAATACGAAGATGCTGTCATTTCTTCTGCTCCAGTCAAATACGGCAAGGAGATCTCTGACATACAAAAGCACTTAGTTGTTCACGAAAAAAGATCAGTCACTACCGCCTTAAACATCTTGAAAGAAAGAG GAGAAAGTGCTCCAAAGAAACAGAAAACggaaaattttaagcaaaaagagaaaagaaaacgcGATCAAGGACAGACTTCTAGAGGAAAGAGTTATGTGGAGGAAGAAAAGAGAATATTACGCCAAGACTTTGCTGCTGATTAA
- the LOC131785293 gene encoding uncharacterized protein isoform X2: MYSLKDITNGCVKIEIPENPHCKEIISACEMPVVKVEISESACSTVNHQTISLPQESIYEVPAIEEVNTGSREDVLNIQISNVQGALSNQIADKNVMPVYQIENHDDKPNECKELHSPAVDNSNQEEHIPAEGVHNHNDKLPNSVASREETSPNMSPKMSPMESEEQSPGHNSPVFNGESSPETAHQEKEIAFRLGSPERAPSYRLAHQPDTLPVKSQYMAYQLSSNGTKAAYLFTSPGKIPPYQNGTSESAPSNHALGSTSTPLSSNATVPLYHMEETPTSQNGDWKKSENYQISYYNGMPMYYGDYSLLDLQQGLPFWPSESRDLVSNNQKKTQNCNCCCHAQNDFTRYPELKSQRPSVIMVPVNWNRSNSGISHLPLKVDNANYKMHSQTRDVPMDYSDDSDSSDDDENGKREKYFRKNIDGTTARFKLTKEDWARIPINTFPSGGRLLSGDWTRIFLSKVKESNPWCSLRFKNNHVRSENSRKIHSAVFFRGGAECKRPECNVKVRFVIRKERGKHVEVTYLGNICHSSQPGGGEISSEAKKMKRARRTYST; the protein is encoded by the exons ATGTATTCCCTGAAAGACATCACGAATGGCTGCGTGAAGATAGAAATCCCTGAAAATCCGCACTGCAAAGAAATAATCTCCGCTTGCGAGATGCCAGTCGTGAAAGTGGAAATTTCTGAGTCAGCGTGCAGCACGGTCAACCACCAAACGATTTCACTTCCACAGGAGTCAATCTATGAAGTGCCTGCTATTGAAGAAGTAAACACTGGCAGTCGAGAGGATGTGCTGAACATTCAGATCAGCAACGTTCAGGGCGCGCTATCTAATCAAATCGCTGACAAGAATGTAATGCCTGTGTATCAGATAGAAAACCACGACGATAAACCAAACGAATGCAAAGAATTGCATTCTCCAGCAGTTGATAATAGCAACCAAGAAGAGCATATACCAGCTGAAGGTGTACACAATCACAATGATAAACTGCCCAACTCAGTGGCTTCTCGAGAGGAGACGTCCCCCAATATGTCTCCCAAGATGTCTCCGATGGAAAGTGAAGAACAATCTCCTGGCCACAACTCGCCTGTTTTCAACGGGGAATCATCACCTGAGACGGCTCATCAGGAGAAAGAAATTGCCTTCCGGTTAGGTTCTCCAGAGAGGGCGCCATCTTACCGATTGGCCCATCAGCCAGATACCTTACCAGTGAAAAGCCAGTACATGGCTTACCAGTTGAGTTCCAATGGAACCAAAGCAGCTTACCTGTTTACTTCCCCGGGGAAGATACCTCCCTATCAGAATGGTACCTCTGAGAGTGCCCCATCCAACCATGCTTTGGGATCCACATCTACTCCTCTGAGTTCCAATGCTACGGTGCCACTTTACCACATGGAGGAAACGCCCACCTCACAAAATGGGGACTGgaagaaaagtgaaaattatcAGATCAGCTACTACAATGGAATGCCAATGTACTATGGTGACTACAGCCTGCTCGATCTGCAACAAGGACTTCCATTCTGGCCATCAGAGTCCCGCGATTTGGTGTCAAACAACCAGAAGAAGACCCAGAATTGCAACTGTTGCTGCCATGCACAAAATGATTTTACTCGTTATCCTGAATTGAAAAGCCAGCGCCCGTCAGTTATTATGGTTCCTGTGAACTGGAACAGAAGTAATTCTGGAATATCTCATTTGCCATTGAAG GTTGACAACGCAAATTACAAGATGCATTCACAGACTCGGGACGTTCCTATG GACTACTCAGATGACTCAGATTCCTCTGATGATGACGAAAACGGAAAACGAGAAAAGTATTTCCGAAAGAACATCGATGGAACAACAGCCAGATTTAAGCTGACCAAAGAGGACTGGGCAAGAATTCCAATTAACACATTCCCTAGCGGTGGCCGTTTGTTGAGCGGCGACTGGACACGAATCTTCCTCAGTAAAGTCAAAGAAAGCAACCCATGGTGCAGTTTGCGCTTCAAGAATAATCACGTGCGGTCAGAAAACTCTCGGAAAATCCACTCAGCGGTGTTCTTCAGGGGAGGCGCGGAGTGCAAGCGACCAGAATGCAACGTGAAGGTGCGATTTGTGATCcgaaaagaaagaggaaaacacGTGGAGGTGACCTACCTGGGAAATATTTGCCATAGCAGTCAGCCGGGTGGGGGTGAAATCTCGAGCgaagcaaagaaaatgaaacgtGCTCGCCGGACATATTCTACTTAA